atgtgatctactgtttctatttgttgtttgcaaagtctgcatttatctgttgtggtattgggatctttaataatatgcttgctgtaatatctggtgtttattgtttgatcctgtattgcaatcttgaatccttccgtctcactgtatatattgccttttcttagccatgtgttggatgcgtcttgatcgatgtgtggctgtgttagatgatatgggtgcttgccaggtagtgttttctttttccaatttactttcttcgtctctgttgatgttatgtgatctaaagggttgtagaagtggttatgaaattgcagtggtgtagccgatgtatttatatgagtgattgctttgtgtattttgctagtttctgctcgttctataaagaattttcttaaattgtctacctgtccataatgtaggttttttatgtcgataaatccccttcctccttcctttctgcttaatgtgaatctttctgttgctgaatgtatgtgatgtattatatatttgtggcattgtgatcgtgtaagtgtattgagtgcttctaggtctgtgttactccatttcactactccaaatgagtaggtcaatattggtatagcataagtatttatagcttttgtcttgtttcttgctgtcaattctgttttcagtatttttgttagtctttgtctatatttttcttttagttcttctttaatatttgtattatctattcctattttttgtctgtatccaagatatttataggcatctgttttttccatcgcttctatgcagtcgctgtggttatccaatatgtaatctttttgcttagtgtgttttcccttaactatgctatttttcttacatttgtctgttccaaaagccatatttatatcattgctgaatacttctattatctttagtaattggttgagttgttgatttgttgctgccagcagttttagatcatccatgtatagcaaatgtgtgattttgtgtgggtatgttccagtaatattgtatccataatttgtattatttagcatgttggatagtgggttcagagcaaggcagaaccagaaaggacttaatgagtctccttggtatattccatgcttaatctgtattggctgtgatgtgatactatttgaatttgtttggatattaagtgtggttttccaatttttcattactatgtttaggaactgtatcaatttaggatttactttgtatatttccaatatttgtagtaaccatgagtggagtacactatcaaaagctttttggtgatcaatgtatgcgtagtgtagtgacctttgtttagttttagcttgatatgtcacctctgcatctattatcagttgctctttacatcatcgtgctcctttgcaacaggctttttgttcttcatttataattttgttctgtgttgtacgtgtcattaatttctgtgtaatgactgaagttaatattttgtatattgttggtaggcatgttatggggcaatatttagctgggtttgctgtgtctgcttgatctttaggtttcagataagttactccatgtgtaagtgtatcagggaatgcgtatgggtctgcaatgtaactgttaaataatttagttagatgtgaatgtgttgaggagaacttctttagccagaaatttgctattttatcttttccaggggcttcccaattgtgcgtagaattaattgcttgggtgacttcatgttgcaaaattatcacttcaggcatttgtgatatcatcttgtatgtgtctgtttctgcttgtatccaccgtgcatgcctgttatgttgtaccgggtttgaccatatgttgctccagaagtgttccatgtctgttatgtttggtggattgtctattttaatgtgtgtgttatctattgtctggtaaaatttcttttggtttgtgttgaatgtttggttttgtttccttctattttcactttttttgtatcttctaagtcgtgtggccaatgcttgtaatttctgcttcttttcatctaattgctctatcgcttcttgttgtgagattttacctaacctttttcgttttttttctgacatttcatttcttataaattgtgttagctgtccaatgtcttttctcagtttttctattctgatctgtagcctgtgttgccatgctggttttgtgggtttcttctgtgtgttggttggttctgatctctgcctagtgtgtatatttagtgtagtgagtgctcctatgtaaaccagtagttgtaactcttccatagttgtgttttcatttattttgttgtgtatgattgtgttgatagtttttattgttgtttcgacttgtgggttatttggcggtctaagcaagaatggtctaatgtctgtatttgtgtctttgtattatatatatatatatatatatatatatatatatatatatatatatatatatgtgtgtgtgtgtgtgtgtgtgtgtgtgtgtgtgtgtgtgtgtcagctgaaatttttcttctatatctaacgtgtGTGTCactcacttcgtgttctatttgtgcttgttctggtggctgccttaagatttcattttcctctgattgtttaattgatgcatgttgttctttgtttgtttgctctgggatatttgagtccattactgtattttcattttcttcttcttctgactgcacattattttgttccagtatttgttgtacttgttgtttgatgtgttctaattctgactggggtatcctgttattttttattattacgcggatctgatcagctagtcgttctgttaaaaattttaattctgggtatctggtaataaatgttgtgtatacttgtgatctgtatccagttgtgttggttcctaggtttgttgcttggtaataacagaacatgaggtgtcgattaacttcatctgaccatctcatcctctgtctttgttttccttctagggtggttgcaggaagcatatcctgcaaaacacctctatctggatctaaatcattttccagttggctagcagtgtcattattattattgcaataCAGATAATTACAGATTATTCTTTAGTAGATAATTACTCTGTGAATTAGTAGGTAACTACACTGTGAGAAAAATACATAATAGTGCATCATCAAATTGAGCTACACAAACAGTAATGCAGCAAAGACTTGCAGCAGAcagtaaatggttctgagcactatgggacttaacatctatggtcatcagtcccctagaacttagaactacttaaacctaactaacctaaggacatcacacaacacccagtcatcacgaggcagagaaaatccatgaccccgccgggaatcgaagccgggaacaggaagcgagaacgctaccacacgaccacaagctgcggacacagCAGACAGTAATTCCATGACAGTAAACCATATATTTGGAGATAAGAGTTCACTTTGAACACACACATTTATCAGGTACACTTGACAAGAATTCTACAGTATAGACAACTTGTCCTAGAAAATAGTACTGTTCTCTTTCTCAACAAAATATCAAAATCAGAGATGGAGTGACAATAATCAATTTATCTGGATGAAGAACAGTCACATCCAAGATACAAAATTCACTATCTACAATAACATTATTTGCTGAAGAATGCCTTGAGACACACTAAAAGTATCCACAACACCAAGATGACTGTGACCTCTTAAAAGAAACACAATTATATCATTCTTTTGGCAGGTACGTGCAGTTTCATTTTTGCAGGTGGTAGGTAGAGTCAGCCCAAAAAAATATTGTTCATCATATGTTTCTTGTGACACCCAGTGTCAACAAAAAATATCAGACTGTTTTCtcctacaaacaaaatgatttttaacctCTTCACATCCTGCTTGACATATGTGACACACGGAACTGGTAACTTCTGTCTGCTTACAAACTGAGATAACGTGAAAGATACACATACCAATAATTTGGTCGCCTTCCACAAGGTATCATGGCCTACCACAGTAAATTTCAGCACTCAAGTGTTCAGTTACTGAAATTAGCTATTGTTTACATAATGCCTGCAGTGGAAAAACACAGTCAAAATTCCATAAacatttgttttattaatttattcatttcCTAGACGCATTGAAACGATGCTATTTTATTGTCAACAAACCTTTAATGGGATATTAGCCCATTGTAGCAGTAAGATAGCACTTTCTAATATTTTGTTGGATGACTTACGTGTGTCTTACATGTGTGTGGCACGGAGGATTTGTATCTCATAAAAACATTTGTTCAACTGTAAATATTCAGCAGTAATTTGTTATGAGTTCTGGCACATTTCGCTACTGTTGAGCAAAAAGTGAAacagctataataataataataataatgataacagtgATAATAAAAGAATAATTACTTGACtgacagtaaaataagtaaactttttttttccttagagtcaGAAGATTAAGTACTTCATGAGCACTTGCCAGTTATAGGCAAAGCTCCCAAGTTCaggtctcggtccaacacacagttttagccacgaagtttcatatcagcacacactccactgcagagtgataatttTACTCTGGAACATCCCTcatactgtggctaagccatttctccacaatatcctttcttccaggagtgctagtcttccaAGTTCTGTAGgacagtttctgtgaagtttggaaactagGAAACAAGGCAccagcagaagtaaagttgtgacaaCTGGTCATGAGTCCTGTTTGGGtacctcagtcagtagagcacttgcccgcaaaggccaaggtcctgagttcaagtctcgatccAGCCAAGgacctgagttcaagtctcagtccggcatttTCTACAGTTCTTGTAAAGGTTGCTAATAAATAAGGAGACAATCTTGCTTGCTTGAGATAATTAGCCAAGTTCTTGAGAATTATATAAGGCCTTTGAGAGACAGTGACTAGAGTTGAATTTCTTTCAGTGCATACATGACCAAAATACACTGCTGTGCTTTAAAATAGCTCTCTTGGAACTGTCAATAAGGTAAACAaccacattttcattttcattttctcaaGCAGTTTCTTGCTTTCTGTTACAAGACTGGAGATTATTGCCTTtcccattaatttaaaaaaatctgaggATCACCAGAAACTGAAGACATGGCTTTCAAATCACCAGTATCACTAATAACAACACTGAAGACCATTTTTAATAAATAcaaattttcctttaaaaattaaCTGATTGATCAGTCTCATATGAAATGGCTCTTTTCTTTGTGCATGTGTATGACTACAAACTTTCTACCAGTTTGCTTGTTTACAAAtcactgcaaataaaataaaataaaataaaaaagctgcAATAATTCTCTGTGcacatatttcttcttcttctttttgttttttgagtctCACAAGACGCATTACGAGATATCTGCTTTCCATTTCCTATTCCTATACATAAAAAAGCTGCAATAATTCTCTGTGCATGTAATTTGTCACATCTGCTATTTGACTCTTACAGAGGAGTGTCTAGAGAACATCCAGTTCTCGTTGATGTGTATAAGGTATATGCTTGGCTAAATGAGGTGTTGTGGACAGTAGGTTTTGGATTTAATCAAACAAAATCAAATGATTGTGTGAACAACACCATACCCTTGGAAAAATTTTTCAGTGGTTCCATTTTTCTCAAGGAGACAAGAAGCATAAAGGATTTTTCTAGTGAcatgaaataaagaaaaactttaacTGAGGGGATGTAAAGTGTGGAGTGTCGTCATATTTTGTTCTTGGGGCACAATATTTCTGATACGTATTTCAATGATCTCCCACTAAAcatgacaaacaatttaaaatacaaTACTATTTACATACGAAAAATGTCAGACTGCTACACGAATGGAACTTAAAGTACATAGTTTATAATACAGAACTTTTGTAAGGAAAACATTATGATCAAGTAAACAGTAAAGTCAATtttaaatttctacataagagAGCTAGAAAGCTATCTTGGAAGTATCTCTCTCACAATCCTAGGCAGGAACTGTGGACAATCAAGGAGAGGAAAGGTATGTCATTCACAAAGATTTCCATTCCTCTGTTTTTTCTATATCTGCACTGCCATCATTTGTGGGATGACATAACAACTCAGGGCACGGATATCAGTGCCTCTGCAAATGTTTCGTAAGAGTATAAGCAGAAGTTGTCCTGTAAGTAAGAGTCTCTTCACATGTCCTTCAAGCTATTTGTGCACTACTGAAGAATGGGAGAAATTTTATACATGAGGTTCCTCTTTTACGTTTCATTTCTGCTAAGGTGGGCATTCTAAAATTAAATGGATGGTGGAGGAAGGAAAAAACAGCTACTTGAGATTTAGATGATGTCTACATGCTGATTTTGTAATGCTCCTCCACCAAAATCATCAGTCGAAAACAGGTATTTTGTTGTCTATTGGCTTGTGACTCACATCCTTAATGTTTGGTTTGTTTATAACTCCAGGTTGTACCTGATGACTACGGAGAAGATCTCACAGGTGACATCTGATGATTACCTTTGCCAGCTAACTGAAAAGACATGGCACCATGAGTGCTGTTGGTACCTACAGAAAGCTGGGAAAGAAATAATGGTGTATGTGCTACCAGTACTTGCCCGAGCCAGATAAGTCCTCGAACTTCTTGACAAGTTCCTAAGTGCTTAAACAAATTATGTGGAGAACAGCAGTGACTGCACAGCATTAGAGGTCATTTTCACTTTGGCATATAGAACCTGCCTCATTATGCTTACTTCATGTATCTTCATTTGCTTACTGAGCAGCACTCTGTTACAAATCAAAATGTTCACAAAGCATCTTGATCACAATTGCAGACACAGAATCCTTCAAAATGGCATTGCCACGTATTTTACAAGTTGCATCCTCCTTGCATGCCAACATTATGTAGCCAAGTCACTAACATTCAAAACAGTGCAATTAGTTTGGTGTAGAAGATCTTACCTTGATGAGGTTTTGAGCAGCAAACAGGCATGTAGGAAAGGTCAATTAGCAGTtgagttttacacacacacacacacacacacacacacacacacacacacacacacacacacacacactctttttgtGCATTTTGTCGCACAACAGaacaaagaaaaatactgatatCATACAGAAACATATAAATTTAAGCAGATGTGAAATGTTAACATTACATTTCAttcttgctaattattttgaaaagaatTATTACTTACAATAATACACAGATAGTTTCCCCCTTTATTGTGACTTGATGCACTGGCAGGAAGAAAGCAGTGACATAAAGTATTTAGTTAGTAGCatgtacaaatatttatttattttactggaaACAGTGGCAGAAACCTCTGATAATATAAGTATTTACCTAATAGCATgtacatatatttattttattgggAACATTTTATATATTCTGATATATAAATAGAATGACATTTGTATTTTACCTATGAGGTGTGTTCGTGAACTGTCAATGCCTATCAAAATTAAATGTGCCTTCTAACACTGTTATATGAGGTGCAAACCGTTTTAACTGGACCacctcacgttcactgtatccatAAGAATAATACAGGTCGATGATCTTCAGCTGCTTCATGGACTCTCTCATTGCAGATAGTGGTAAACCATTTACATTAGAATGCCTCATATGGAACCTTTTCAGGTTTTTCAAATGTAGTAGGTGCTGAAATGCAGCTGGACGCAAAGAATAGCACTGACTGATATCCAATTCAGTGACACCCggacaatattttaaaaatgaaaggtCCTTAAGAGCAGCGGTGTCTGTAATTTGTAAAATCTTCAATTTGCTGCAATTCTTCAGATTATACAGTGCTTCTGATGTAACCTTATTTGACTGATGCAAACAGAGCTCTTCTAGATCTGTGCAAGATTGACATAACAAGGATATTGTATCTGCACTGAGTGCTCTGGCACCAAAGAAATGCAGTGCTCTTAGACGTGCCAGGCTTCCCTGTTTCACCAACGGCTCAAAGGTGTCATCTTTGTCTGGAGGTGGTCTGTTACCCATATAAACCGTTAATGATTCCAATTTCACATTATCAGTGAAGAGTATGCTGCGACACCGACTTATAACAGACCTTGGAGCTGATACATTCTTGATGTTTAGATGGTCTACTATGCATTTCAGCTCATCACGCTCGATAGACGAGGAAATATATAAATGTGAACCAGTGAACCAAGCCTGGAAATTGTCTGAATTGTCCGATTTTCCAATACAAAGTGAAGTTATATGAGGAATCACCTTTGCTATCTCCACAACATCACGTGTATTATGCTTGCCATCTATCTTCTGTTCCTTCCCTTTCCAAACAGCTGGGCTCTTGCAGAGTATGTGCCATCTCTGACATACATATTGTGCACCTTTAACTATGTCAAGAGCTGACAAATGTGATAATATTTCAATAATCAGTTCATCCGGAAAATTCTCTATCATCCTTGTGATGACTGCTTTCAGTTATAACCTGCAAACCAAACACTAATATTAGTTTTTAAGCACATTGGTTTCTTAGCCTGTAATAATTAAACACAGGAAAATATTAAAATCTGTACCAGTTATTAAAATAGATGTTAAAAGTTAAAACAGGATATGTATTGGATCCATgtgctacatctacatgtacaccacTACTTTGCAATTAGCActgaaatgcctggcagagggttcttcaaacCTTATCTTCACACTATTTTTCTGCCATTCTACTCTCTAAAAGCGCATGGGAAAAAtggacacctaaatctttctgtatgagatctgatttcttttattttattaggatgatcatttctccctatgtacgtggcaTTAAAACACTTTCACATTCaagggaaaaagttggtgattgaaacttcatgagaagatctcaCCGCAACAAAAACTGGTTCTGTTTTAATGATCCTCACCCCTACTCACATACCAATTCACGACACTATCTCTGTTATTTTGCTCTAATTCAAAATGACCTGTCTTCCTTTGGACATTTCaacgtcctctgtcaatcctatctggtacgagtcccataccacagtgcaatgctcTAGCAGAGGATGAACAGTCTCTTTTGTAGAActattgcatcttctgagtgttctgccaataaaatgcagtctttgatttggcttccccgctgtcacttttctgacAGTGAGCAGCAGGTGTTCTATCTGCTGTAACTAACCAAAATTGCATAACTTCAGGCACAGCAGATAGAACACCTGCTGCTCACTGTCAGAAAAGTGACATCGCTACTCAACAAGCAAGCAAGCCTGGCCAAAGAATGGCCAGACTGCAGGACACAATTACAGGCACATTTCAACATCTACAAAATAATACGTATGGAGCACAAAGCTTCCTTTTTGTACACCATTACAACCAAAGTGTAGAAACTCTGTGTTAAACTGTGCACAGGAACTGTTCTCGAGAAAGTCTTGTATGATGATTTAGTGAAATTACTAGATGATTATTCTGACAAGTCAAATCCACGTAGCAGCTGCACACTTGAAATTTTTTCGTCTGAAGCAGCAGTGTGCTCAGACAGTCACACAGTCAACAGCAGACCTCAGAGGTCTCACCAGGCATTGCAAGTTTGAATGTTCACATGGAATTAACTGCATTGAAGTAATGTTACATGATGCCAACAGAAGTAATGTTACATGATGCCAACACACAGAATGTATCTGATCCACATATTCATGCTGCAATTCTAAAActagtgtaaccaccagaatgttgaatgtaagcatgcagacaTGAATGCACTGtcctgtacaggtgccagatgtcaattCGTGGGATGGCACTCCATGCCCGTTGCATTTGGTCAGTCAATAAAGAGATAGTTAATGGTGGTTGTGGGTTATGGAGTTGTCATCCAATAAAGTCctgtatgtgctcaattggagacgtaTCTGGCGatagaacaggccaaggcaacatgcaaaCACCTTGCAAAGCACGTTGAGTTACAACAGCACACGAATGGCAGCAATGCTTTGGCACCCGGGGGCACCAGCCCCAGCAAACATAATGGATGTAAAGTGTGAAGCACAAAAAGCAATGCTCACACAGTCCTTAGCAGCCACGCGGGACTTTCAAGTATGCCCTAAGACCGCCAGGAGGTGCACAGAGAGCTACGGACCACCGTGTACCTCGCCAGGCAACAGCAAGAGGTCGCTGGCCC
This genomic interval from Schistocerca serialis cubense isolate TAMUIC-IGC-003099 chromosome 8, iqSchSeri2.2, whole genome shotgun sequence contains the following:
- the LOC126416240 gene encoding uncharacterized protein LOC126416240, which translates into the protein MIENFPDELIIEILSHLSALDIVKGAQYVCQRWHILCKSPAVWKGKEQKIDGKHNTRDVVEIAKVIPHITSLCIGKSDNSDNFQAWFTGSHLYISSSIERDELKCIVDHLNIKNVSAPRSVISRCRSILFTDNVKLESLTVYMGNRPPPDKDDTFEPLVKQGSLARLRALHFFGARALSADTISLLCQSCTDLEELCLHQSNKVTSEALYNLKNCSKLKILQITDTAALKDLSFLKYCPGVTELDISQCYSLRPAAFQHLLHLKNLKRFHMRHSNVNGLPLSAMRESMKQLKIIDLYYSYGYSEREVVQLKRFAPHITVLEGTFNFDRH